Proteins from one Sarcophilus harrisii chromosome 2, mSarHar1.11, whole genome shotgun sequence genomic window:
- the UACA gene encoding uveal autoantigen with coiled-coil domains and ankyrin repeats isoform X4, which yields MEQPTEIAKQATDWNKYDDRLMKAAERGDVEKVSCILAKKGINPGKLDVEGRSVFHVVASKGNLECLNAILVHGVDITVSDAAGRNALHLAAKYGHALCLQKLLQYNCPTEHVDLHGRTALHDAAVADCTSSIQLLCDHGASVNAKDKDGRTPLILATQMCRPAICQLLIDRGADVNARDKQNRTALMLGCEYGCKDAVEVLIKNGADVSLLDALGHDSSYYARIGDNLDILTLMKTAAENANKGRDPSKKGLSLQQISYIPPKRNLLHLQDEVNINPYHREQKNVQDLETENEDLKEKLRNIQQEQRILLDKVNGLQLQLNEEVMVADDLENEKEKLRTLLSTKEKQHEESLRTIEALKNRFKYYESDYGGTGNHFNNRKEDMLHKQNQIFVSESQYTSSGIPLPAHIQTRSMLRPLELSLPSQSTISENEILKKELDTMRTFCDSAKQEKFKLQNELAHKVAECKALALECERVKEDSDEQIKQLEDALKDVQKRMYDSEGKVKQMQTHFLALKEHLTNEAASGNNRLTEELRDQLKEMKARYEGASAEVGRLKNQIKQNEMLVEEFKRDEGRLVEENKRLQKEFSMSEIEREKRGRKALEMEGQIKELAAKLALSIPTEKFENMKSLLSNEVNEKAKKYVEMEREYEKSQTELRQLKRELENYKAKLSQHVRPEEHEQLKDKFEQKSGEFGKKITELTLRNQTLQKEFEKVCADNKLLDHQLQSLSTEMKTNYVPLKLNQEMKKLHASTVDDLNKKLIDVTQKYKERELETEKLMVEKNNLTKNVSHLEATYIPLENHEKEIMALKSNIVELKKELSELNKKCGYGEEKLHVITSENAKLKRSINEQYVPVTTHEEIKAALSSTLDKTNRELTDVKRKLEDIKQEFSQIRDENGALKKKLEDSKNQMKAEFISINEHEDKMNAINKNLKETQENHAEVLTKYNKGQKEILALLVEIEAQKKELDTIQECIKLKYAPIVSFEEREKAFNATVKELKDQLLTQTQRCSIEKEETRKCQKENEKLKNEILIIQKDLKNKDILIENSHELEKTLNQKTEELSKQLNDLSEKYTKVKSEKEKLLEENAKKTSEILAAQTILQEQHVPLGQVEELKNSLNGTIEALREELKDKKRRHEEAEQAAAEWQQMLESQKHSSVSLVEHMQIKEALEKEVGYMKGRLSEKEKESQAKTEKISKLQDESQTLKEAFKKLESREVIDLSEYNTVKNALEAQITNMTENLTTLNKKYEEVCEEAACAKKAELSAKDEKELIQLRSLSIEQEIKEQKERCDKSLLTITDLQRTMQESAKQIEAKDNKITELLNDVERLKQALNDLSQLTCSSGNSTKKENQQVETLQYQLKSLQQQLADANRQHQEVIAIYRTHLLSAAQGHMDEDVQAALLQIIRMRQGLVC from the exons atTTCATGTTGTTGCGTCAAAGGGAAATTTGGAGTGCTTAAATGCCATTCTTGTACATGGAGTTGACATTACTGTCAGTGATGCTGCAG GCAGAAATGCCCTTCACCTTGCTGCAAAATATGGACATGCTTTGTGCTTACAAAAGCTTTTACAG TATAACTGCCCCACTGAACACGTAGATTTGCACGGTAGGACTGCACTTCATGATGCAG CTGTGGCAGATTGTACTTCTAGTATACAACTACTTTGTGACCATGGAGCCTCAGTAAATGCCAAAGATAAG GATGGGCGGACACCGCTGATACTGGCCACTCAGATGTGTAGACCAGCAATATGCCAACTTCTGATTGATAGAGGTGCAGATGTTAATGCCAGAGACAAACAAAATAG AACTGCACTTATGTTAGGTTGTGAGTATGGTTGTAAGGATGCTGtggaagttttaattaaaaatggtGCAGATGTCAGCTTGTTGGATGCCCTTGGTCATGATAGTTCTTATTATGCGAGAATTGGAGATAATTTGGACATTTTAACCTTAATGAAGACTGCAGCtgaaaatgcaaacaaag GGAGAGACCCTTCCAAGAAAGGACTATCCCTCCAGCAG ATATCTTATATTCCACCGAAGAGAAACCTGTTGCATCTGCAAGATGAAGTTAATATAAATCCATATCACAGGGAGCAGAAAAATGTTCAG GATCTGGAGACTGAAAATGaagatttgaaagaaaagttGAGAAATATTCAACAGGAGCAAAGAATATTATTAGATAAAGTCAATGGATTGCAACTACAACTAAATGAG gaagtaATGGTTGCCGATGACCTTGAAAATGAg aaagaaaaactgagaactCTTTTGAGCACCAAGGAAAAACAGCATGAAGAAAGCTTAAGGACTATTGAAGCtctgaaaaatagatttaaatattatGAG AGTGATTATGGTGGGACAGGAAATCACTTCAATAATC gaAAAGAAGACATGCTTCATAAGcagaatcaaatttttgtttcagAATCACAG tATACATCATCGGGCATTCCATTGCCAGCCCATATACAAACAAGATCCATGCTAAGACCACTGGAACTGTCCTTACCCAGTCAAAGTACCATTtctgaaaatgagattttaaagaaagagttAGACACTATGAGAACCTTTTGTGATTCAGCTAAACAAGAGAAATTTAAGCTCCAAAATGAACTGGCCCATAAAGTAGCAGAATGCAAAGCTTTGGCATTAGAATGTGAAAGAGTAAAGGAGGATTCTGATGAACAGATAAAACAATTGGAAGATGCTTTAAAAGATGTGCAAAAGAGAATGTATGATTCAGAAGGTAAAGTGAAACAAATGCAAACTCATTTTCTTGCTCTAAAGGAGCACTTGACAAATGAAGCAGCTTCAGGAAAtaacagattaacagaagaacTAAGGGATCAgttgaaagaaatgaaagcaagatATGAAGGAGCTTCTGCTGAAGTGGGAAGACTaaagaatcaaatcaaacaaaatgaaatgctaGTAGAGGAGTTTAAAAGGGATGAAGGGAGACTAGTAGAAGAAAATAAGCGATTACAGAAGGAATTTAGCATGTCTGAAATAGAgcgagagaagagaggaagaaaagccTTGGAGATGGAAGGTCAGATAAAAGAATTAGCAGCAAAATTGGCCCTCTCCATCCCtacagaaaaatttgaaaacatgAAGAGTTTATTATCAAATGAAGtgaatgagaaagcaaaaaagtatgtagagatggaaagagaatatgaaaaatcACAAACTGAACTTAGACAATTAAAGAGAGAACTTGAGAATTATAAAGCTAAACTTTCTCAACATGTAAGGCCAGAGGAACACGAACAACTTAAGGATAAATTCGAACAAAAATCAGGTGAATTTGGAAAGAAGATTACTGAATTAACTTTGAGGAATCAGACATTACAGAAAGAATTTGAGAAGGTTTGTGCAGATAATAAACTACTAGACCACCAGTTGCAGAGTTTATCGACTGAGATGAAAACTAATTATgttcctttaaaattaaatcaagaaatgaaaaaattacatGCTTCAACAGTTGATGATTTGAATAAAAAACTAATAGATGTGACACAAAAGTATAAAGAaagagaattggaaactgagaagcTGATggtggaaaaaaacaatttaactaAAAATGTCAGTCATCTTGAAGCTACATATATTCCTCTAGAAAACCATGAAAAGGAGATAATGGCTCTAAAATCCAATATTGTTGAACTCAAAAAAGAACTTTCAGAACTTAATAAAAAATGTGGttatggagaagaaaaattgcATGTAATCACATCTGAGAATGCAAAACTGAAAAGGTCTATAAATGAACAGTATGTGCCAGTTACAAcccatgaagaaattaaagcagcgTTAAGTAGCACATTGGATAAAACTAACAGAGAATTGACAGATGTGAAAAGAAAACTTGAAGatataaaacaagaattttcacAAATAAGAGATGAGAatggagcattaaaaaaaaagttagaggattctaaaaaccaaatgaaagctgaatttattagcataaatgaGCATGAGGACAAAATGAATGCTATTAACAAAAACCTAAAAGAAACACAGGAAAATCATGCTGAAGTACTTACTAAGTATAATAAGGGTCAGAAAGAGATTTTAGCATTGCTTGTTGAGATTGAAGCCCAGAAGAAGGAACTTGACACCATACAAGAATGCATTAAGCTAAAGTATGCACCAATTGTTAGTTTTGAAGAACGAGAGAAAGCTTTTAATGCCACTGTGAAAGAACTTAAAGATCAATTGCTAACACAGACACAAAGATGCAgtatagagaaagaggagactcGTAAATGTCAGAAGGAAAACGAAAAGTTAAAGAATGAAATCCTTATAATCCAGAAAGATTTAAAGAATAAGGATATTCTCATTGAAAATTCCCATGAATTGGAAAAAACTTTAAACCAAAAAACAGAAGAGCTTAGCaaacaattaaatgatttgtctgagAAGTACACAAAggtaaaaagtgaaaaagagaagcttttggaagaaaatgccaaaaagaCCTCTGAGATACTTGCTGCCCAAACAATTTTACAGGAACAACATGTTCCCCTAGGGCAGGTGGAAGAGCTGAAAAACTCCCTTAATGGCACAATTGAGGCTCTGAGAGAAGAGCTCAAGGACAAGAAGAGGCGGCATGAGGAAGCTGAGCAGGCAGCAGCTGAATGGCAACAGATGCTCGAGAGTCAAAAACACTCTTCTGTGTCCCTGGTGGAACACATGCAGATAAAGGAAGCATTGGAGAAAGAAGTTGGGTACATGAAAGGTAGAttgagtgaaaaagaaaaagaaagtcaagcCAAAACAGAAAAGATCTCTAAACTCCAGGATGAGAGTCAGACTTTGAAGGAAGCATTTAAGAAATTAGAATCTAGAGAGGTTATTGATTTATCAGAATACAACACAGTGAAAAATGCTTTAGAAGCACAAATTACCAACATGACAGAAAATTTGACCACGTTGAATAAAAAGTATGAGGAAGTGTGCGAAGAGGCGGCATGTGCCAAAAAGGCAGAACTATCTGCAAAAGATGAGAAGGAATTGATACAGTTGAGGAGCTTAAGCATTGAACAAGAAattaaggaacagaaagaaagatgTGATAAGTCCTTACTAACAATTACTGATTTACAAAGAACAATGCAAGAATCTGCCaaacaaatagaagcaaaagacAATAAG ATAACAGAACTGCTTAATGATGTAGAACGACTGAAACAGGCCCTTAATGACCTTTCACAACTTACCTGCTCAAGTGGGAAttctacaaagaaagaaaaccaacagGTGGAAACACTCCAGTATCAGCTGAAATCTCTGCAACAGCAGCTGGCT
- the UACA gene encoding uveal autoantigen with coiled-coil domains and ankyrin repeats isoform X2: MKSLKSRLKRPEGPSAALAGGAACAQATDWNKYDDRLMKAAERGDVEKVSCILAKKGINPGKLDVEGRSVFHVVASKGNLECLNAILVHGVDITVSDAAGRNALHLAAKYGHALCLQKLLQYNCPTEHVDLHGRTALHDAAVADCTSSIQLLCDHGASVNAKDKDGRTPLILATQMCRPAICQLLIDRGADVNARDKQNRTALMLGCEYGCKDAVEVLIKNGADVSLLDALGHDSSYYARIGDNLDILTLMKTAAENANKGRDPSKKGLSLQQRNLLHLQDEVNINPYHREQKNVQDLETENEDLKEKLRNIQQEQRILLDKVNGLQLQLNEEVMVADDLENEKEKLRTLLSTKEKQHEESLRTIEALKNRFKYYESDYGGTGNHFNNRKEDMLHKQNQIFVSESQYTSSGIPLPAHIQTRSMLRPLELSLPSQSTISENEILKKELDTMRTFCDSAKQEKFKLQNELAHKVAECKALALECERVKEDSDEQIKQLEDALKDVQKRMYDSEGKVKQMQTHFLALKEHLTNEAASGNNRLTEELRDQLKEMKARYEGASAEVGRLKNQIKQNEMLVEEFKRDEGRLVEENKRLQKEFSMSEIEREKRGRKALEMEGQIKELAAKLALSIPTEKFENMKSLLSNEVNEKAKKYVEMEREYEKSQTELRQLKRELENYKAKLSQHVRPEEHEQLKDKFEQKSGEFGKKITELTLRNQTLQKEFEKVCADNKLLDHQLQSLSTEMKTNYVPLKLNQEMKKLHASTVDDLNKKLIDVTQKYKERELETEKLMVEKNNLTKNVSHLEATYIPLENHEKEIMALKSNIVELKKELSELNKKCGYGEEKLHVITSENAKLKRSINEQYVPVTTHEEIKAALSSTLDKTNRELTDVKRKLEDIKQEFSQIRDENGALKKKLEDSKNQMKAEFISINEHEDKMNAINKNLKETQENHAEVLTKYNKGQKEILALLVEIEAQKKELDTIQECIKLKYAPIVSFEEREKAFNATVKELKDQLLTQTQRCSIEKEETRKCQKENEKLKNEILIIQKDLKNKDILIENSHELEKTLNQKTEELSKQLNDLSEKYTKVKSEKEKLLEENAKKTSEILAAQTILQEQHVPLGQVEELKNSLNGTIEALREELKDKKRRHEEAEQAAAEWQQMLESQKHSSVSLVEHMQIKEALEKEVGYMKGRLSEKEKESQAKTEKISKLQDESQTLKEAFKKLESREVIDLSEYNTVKNALEAQITNMTENLTTLNKKYEEVCEEAACAKKAELSAKDEKELIQLRSLSIEQEIKEQKERCDKSLLTITDLQRTMQESAKQIEAKDNKITELLNDVERLKQALNDLSQLTCSSGNSTKKENQQVETLQYQLKSLQQQLADANRQHQEVIAIYRTHLLSAAQGHMDEDVQAALLQIIRMRQGLVC, from the exons atTTCATGTTGTTGCGTCAAAGGGAAATTTGGAGTGCTTAAATGCCATTCTTGTACATGGAGTTGACATTACTGTCAGTGATGCTGCAG GCAGAAATGCCCTTCACCTTGCTGCAAAATATGGACATGCTTTGTGCTTACAAAAGCTTTTACAG TATAACTGCCCCACTGAACACGTAGATTTGCACGGTAGGACTGCACTTCATGATGCAG CTGTGGCAGATTGTACTTCTAGTATACAACTACTTTGTGACCATGGAGCCTCAGTAAATGCCAAAGATAAG GATGGGCGGACACCGCTGATACTGGCCACTCAGATGTGTAGACCAGCAATATGCCAACTTCTGATTGATAGAGGTGCAGATGTTAATGCCAGAGACAAACAAAATAG AACTGCACTTATGTTAGGTTGTGAGTATGGTTGTAAGGATGCTGtggaagttttaattaaaaatggtGCAGATGTCAGCTTGTTGGATGCCCTTGGTCATGATAGTTCTTATTATGCGAGAATTGGAGATAATTTGGACATTTTAACCTTAATGAAGACTGCAGCtgaaaatgcaaacaaag GGAGAGACCCTTCCAAGAAAGGACTATCCCTCCAGCAG AGAAACCTGTTGCATCTGCAAGATGAAGTTAATATAAATCCATATCACAGGGAGCAGAAAAATGTTCAG GATCTGGAGACTGAAAATGaagatttgaaagaaaagttGAGAAATATTCAACAGGAGCAAAGAATATTATTAGATAAAGTCAATGGATTGCAACTACAACTAAATGAG gaagtaATGGTTGCCGATGACCTTGAAAATGAg aaagaaaaactgagaactCTTTTGAGCACCAAGGAAAAACAGCATGAAGAAAGCTTAAGGACTATTGAAGCtctgaaaaatagatttaaatattatGAG AGTGATTATGGTGGGACAGGAAATCACTTCAATAATC gaAAAGAAGACATGCTTCATAAGcagaatcaaatttttgtttcagAATCACAG tATACATCATCGGGCATTCCATTGCCAGCCCATATACAAACAAGATCCATGCTAAGACCACTGGAACTGTCCTTACCCAGTCAAAGTACCATTtctgaaaatgagattttaaagaaagagttAGACACTATGAGAACCTTTTGTGATTCAGCTAAACAAGAGAAATTTAAGCTCCAAAATGAACTGGCCCATAAAGTAGCAGAATGCAAAGCTTTGGCATTAGAATGTGAAAGAGTAAAGGAGGATTCTGATGAACAGATAAAACAATTGGAAGATGCTTTAAAAGATGTGCAAAAGAGAATGTATGATTCAGAAGGTAAAGTGAAACAAATGCAAACTCATTTTCTTGCTCTAAAGGAGCACTTGACAAATGAAGCAGCTTCAGGAAAtaacagattaacagaagaacTAAGGGATCAgttgaaagaaatgaaagcaagatATGAAGGAGCTTCTGCTGAAGTGGGAAGACTaaagaatcaaatcaaacaaaatgaaatgctaGTAGAGGAGTTTAAAAGGGATGAAGGGAGACTAGTAGAAGAAAATAAGCGATTACAGAAGGAATTTAGCATGTCTGAAATAGAgcgagagaagagaggaagaaaagccTTGGAGATGGAAGGTCAGATAAAAGAATTAGCAGCAAAATTGGCCCTCTCCATCCCtacagaaaaatttgaaaacatgAAGAGTTTATTATCAAATGAAGtgaatgagaaagcaaaaaagtatgtagagatggaaagagaatatgaaaaatcACAAACTGAACTTAGACAATTAAAGAGAGAACTTGAGAATTATAAAGCTAAACTTTCTCAACATGTAAGGCCAGAGGAACACGAACAACTTAAGGATAAATTCGAACAAAAATCAGGTGAATTTGGAAAGAAGATTACTGAATTAACTTTGAGGAATCAGACATTACAGAAAGAATTTGAGAAGGTTTGTGCAGATAATAAACTACTAGACCACCAGTTGCAGAGTTTATCGACTGAGATGAAAACTAATTATgttcctttaaaattaaatcaagaaatgaaaaaattacatGCTTCAACAGTTGATGATTTGAATAAAAAACTAATAGATGTGACACAAAAGTATAAAGAaagagaattggaaactgagaagcTGATggtggaaaaaaacaatttaactaAAAATGTCAGTCATCTTGAAGCTACATATATTCCTCTAGAAAACCATGAAAAGGAGATAATGGCTCTAAAATCCAATATTGTTGAACTCAAAAAAGAACTTTCAGAACTTAATAAAAAATGTGGttatggagaagaaaaattgcATGTAATCACATCTGAGAATGCAAAACTGAAAAGGTCTATAAATGAACAGTATGTGCCAGTTACAAcccatgaagaaattaaagcagcgTTAAGTAGCACATTGGATAAAACTAACAGAGAATTGACAGATGTGAAAAGAAAACTTGAAGatataaaacaagaattttcacAAATAAGAGATGAGAatggagcattaaaaaaaaagttagaggattctaaaaaccaaatgaaagctgaatttattagcataaatgaGCATGAGGACAAAATGAATGCTATTAACAAAAACCTAAAAGAAACACAGGAAAATCATGCTGAAGTACTTACTAAGTATAATAAGGGTCAGAAAGAGATTTTAGCATTGCTTGTTGAGATTGAAGCCCAGAAGAAGGAACTTGACACCATACAAGAATGCATTAAGCTAAAGTATGCACCAATTGTTAGTTTTGAAGAACGAGAGAAAGCTTTTAATGCCACTGTGAAAGAACTTAAAGATCAATTGCTAACACAGACACAAAGATGCAgtatagagaaagaggagactcGTAAATGTCAGAAGGAAAACGAAAAGTTAAAGAATGAAATCCTTATAATCCAGAAAGATTTAAAGAATAAGGATATTCTCATTGAAAATTCCCATGAATTGGAAAAAACTTTAAACCAAAAAACAGAAGAGCTTAGCaaacaattaaatgatttgtctgagAAGTACACAAAggtaaaaagtgaaaaagagaagcttttggaagaaaatgccaaaaagaCCTCTGAGATACTTGCTGCCCAAACAATTTTACAGGAACAACATGTTCCCCTAGGGCAGGTGGAAGAGCTGAAAAACTCCCTTAATGGCACAATTGAGGCTCTGAGAGAAGAGCTCAAGGACAAGAAGAGGCGGCATGAGGAAGCTGAGCAGGCAGCAGCTGAATGGCAACAGATGCTCGAGAGTCAAAAACACTCTTCTGTGTCCCTGGTGGAACACATGCAGATAAAGGAAGCATTGGAGAAAGAAGTTGGGTACATGAAAGGTAGAttgagtgaaaaagaaaaagaaagtcaagcCAAAACAGAAAAGATCTCTAAACTCCAGGATGAGAGTCAGACTTTGAAGGAAGCATTTAAGAAATTAGAATCTAGAGAGGTTATTGATTTATCAGAATACAACACAGTGAAAAATGCTTTAGAAGCACAAATTACCAACATGACAGAAAATTTGACCACGTTGAATAAAAAGTATGAGGAAGTGTGCGAAGAGGCGGCATGTGCCAAAAAGGCAGAACTATCTGCAAAAGATGAGAAGGAATTGATACAGTTGAGGAGCTTAAGCATTGAACAAGAAattaaggaacagaaagaaagatgTGATAAGTCCTTACTAACAATTACTGATTTACAAAGAACAATGCAAGAATCTGCCaaacaaatagaagcaaaagacAATAAG ATAACAGAACTGCTTAATGATGTAGAACGACTGAAACAGGCCCTTAATGACCTTTCACAACTTACCTGCTCAAGTGGGAAttctacaaagaaagaaaaccaacagGTGGAAACACTCCAGTATCAGCTGAAATCTCTGCAACAGCAGCTGGCT